The following are encoded together in the Arcobacter aquimarinus genome:
- a CDS encoding tRNA (5-methylaminomethyl-2-thiouridine)(34)-methyltransferase MnmD produces the protein MQDNQNSMVTTKDGSNTLFSKLYNQHYHNPDDGAINEALTKHIIPAFTYHQNKKELTILDICFGIGYNTFSTIYYVIKNNLDVKLNFYSPELDGNLVKSLENFEFPKEFEDIKHIIKSIAKNNKYEDEKIKIELFIGDARKYIKTLKENSFDIVFQDAFSSEVNFELWTKEYFDDIYKLAKDDFIMSSYAVATSIRLSMYEAKFFIYQHIPTKRKITIASKTKQNIIGKYVDMELKKQRNKEASALYDK, from the coding sequence TTGCAAGATAATCAAAACTCAATGGTTACCACAAAAGATGGTTCAAACACCCTATTTTCAAAACTATATAATCAGCACTATCACAATCCTGATGATGGTGCTATAAACGAAGCTCTTACAAAACACATAATTCCAGCTTTTACTTATCATCAAAACAAAAAAGAGCTTACTATTTTAGATATTTGTTTCGGGATTGGATATAACACTTTTTCAACTATTTATTATGTAATCAAAAATAATCTTGACGTAAAACTAAACTTTTATTCGCCAGAACTTGATGGAAACTTAGTAAAGTCTTTAGAAAATTTTGAGTTTCCAAAAGAGTTTGAAGATATAAAACACATTATAAAATCAATTGCAAAAAACAACAAATACGAAGATGAAAAAATAAAAATAGAACTCTTTATAGGTGATGCTAGAAAATATATAAAAACCCTAAAAGAAAACTCTTTTGATATAGTTTTTCAAGATGCTTTTTCAAGTGAGGTAAATTTTGAACTTTGGACAAAAGAGTATTTTGATGATATTTATAAACTTGCAAAAGATGATTTTATTATGAGTTCTTATGCTGTTGCAACTTCTATACGATTATCTATGTATGAAGCTAAATTTTTTATATATCAACATATACCAACAAAAAGAAAAATAACAATAGCCTCAAAAACTAAACAAAACATCATTGGAAAATATGTAGATATGGAATTAAAAAAACAAAGAAATAAAGAAGCAAGCGCATTATATGATAAATAA
- the luxS gene encoding S-ribosylhomocysteine lyase produces the protein MPLLDSFRVDHTIMPAPAVRVAKKMKTPKGDNITVFDLRFCVPNEKMLSEKGIHTLEHLFAGFIRNHLNSDTVEIIDVSPMGCRTGFYMSLIGTPDESTVANAWEKAMKDVLEVKEQNDIPELNIYQCGTCAMHSLDEAKDIARDILSSKIGVMSNEELYLSEEKLKALGN, from the coding sequence ATGCCATTATTAGATAGTTTTAGAGTTGACCACACTATTATGCCAGCACCTGCTGTGCGAGTAGCAAAAAAGATGAAAACACCAAAAGGTGATAATATTACAGTATTTGATTTAAGATTTTGTGTACCAAATGAAAAGATGTTAAGTGAAAAAGGTATCCACACTTTAGAACATCTATTTGCAGGATTTATTAGAAATCATTTAAACTCTGATACAGTTGAAATCATCGATGTTTCACCAATGGGTTGTAGAACAGGTTTTTATATGAGTTTAATAGGAACTCCTGATGAATCAACAGTAGCAAATGCTTGGGAAAAAGCTATGAAAGATGTACTTGAAGTAAAAGAACAAAATGATATTCCAGAACTAAATATTTACCAATGTGGAACATGTGCAATGCACTCTTTAGATGAAGCAAAAGATATAGCACGTGATATCTTATCTTCTAAAATTGGTGTTATGTCAAATGAAGAGTTATATTTATCTGAAGAAAAATTAAAAGCTTTAGGTAACTAA
- a CDS encoding AAA family ATPase, protein MELVYLWLEEYKNIEKQGFNFSPRFGCEYDEKKNKLEIIDKEKTGEFYPKNFFGDNINVTAIVGENGSGKSSLLLGITNDKILIKKDEEFFTNDFKSNKYNFKEINREKDYDIVYLDYDLIKLHEVKDFWGYASQNIYDKNLYRKIENAFGWDSNFNIEKFREHFFNIIIDQIDSFALNIFFYNPLKIIFADYLHSITGEEKFEHINKLIKEVEKSNFTKEKFLVFLYSNISMKVPPDVQKVDLIPELLKIENDIIENAHHYKLDNIDEIYEFLEELNNHELLIEEFKSIYKKHKKAFLKLIEIGYLRIDFEDEITRKYFDLSFGERKLFTEMLMIFDAIRKNNRNDILVVLDEPDLTLHPDWQKKYINEMIKLLLTFSDKKFHLIITSHSPFILSDLPKENIIFLEKGKQVYPFEDGKQTFGANIHTLLSHGFFMKDGLMGEFAKSKINNLIENLKDRNYNHSNKEKEEILSAIKIIGEEFLKTKLLNMFYKKYDDDFIKKQRKEDLLIQQEKIKKELENL, encoded by the coding sequence ATGGAATTGGTTTATTTGTGGCTTGAAGAGTATAAAAATATAGAGAAACAAGGGTTTAATTTTTCTCCTAGGTTTGGGTGTGAATATGATGAAAAAAAGAATAAATTAGAAATTATTGATAAAGAAAAAACGGGTGAATTTTATCCTAAGAATTTTTTTGGTGATAATATAAATGTTACTGCTATTGTTGGAGAAAATGGGAGTGGGAAAAGTAGTTTACTGCTAGGAATTACCAATGATAAAATTTTAATAAAAAAAGATGAAGAGTTTTTTACTAATGATTTTAAAAGTAATAAGTATAATTTTAAAGAGATTAATAGAGAAAAAGATTATGATATTGTTTACTTAGATTACGATTTGATTAAATTACATGAAGTAAAAGATTTTTGGGGTTATGCCTCTCAAAATATATATGATAAAAACTTATATAGAAAAATTGAAAATGCTTTTGGATGGGATTCAAATTTCAATATAGAAAAATTTAGAGAACATTTTTTTAATATTATTATTGACCAAATAGATTCTTTTGCTTTAAATATATTTTTTTACAATCCATTAAAAATAATTTTTGCTGATTATTTACATTCTATAACTGGTGAAGAAAAATTTGAACATATAAATAAACTTATAAAAGAAGTAGAAAAAAGTAATTTTACAAAAGAAAAGTTTTTAGTTTTTTTATATTCAAATATAAGTATGAAAGTTCCTCCTGATGTTCAGAAGGTAGATTTAATTCCTGAATTACTAAAAATTGAAAATGATATTATTGAAAATGCACATCATTATAAACTAGATAATATTGATGAAATTTATGAATTTTTAGAAGAATTAAATAATCATGAATTACTAATTGAAGAATTCAAAAGTATATATAAAAAACACAAAAAAGCATTTTTAAAATTAATTGAAATAGGTTACTTAAGAATTGATTTTGAAGATGAAATTACTAGAAAGTATTTTGATTTAAGTTTTGGAGAAAGAAAACTTTTTACTGAAATGTTAATGATATTTGATGCAATAAGAAAAAATAATAGAAATGATATTTTAGTAGTTTTAGATGAACCTGATTTAACACTTCATCCTGATTGGCAAAAAAAATATATAAATGAAATGATTAAATTACTATTAACTTTTTCAGACAAGAAATTTCATTTAATAATAACTTCCCACTCCCCATTCATTCTTTCAGACCTACCAAAAGAAAATATAATATTCCTAGAAAAAGGAAAACAAGTTTATCCTTTTGAAGATGGAAAACAAACATTTGGAGCAAATATTCACACCTTACTTTCTCATGGATTTTTTATGAAAGATGGACTTATGGGTGAGTTTGCAAAAAGTAAGATAAATAATCTAATAGAAAATTTAAAAGATAGGAATTACAACCATTCAAATAAAGAAAAAGAGGAAATTCTCTCTGCTATAAAGATTATTGGAGAAGAATTTTTAAAAACAAAACTTTTAAATATGTTTTATAAAAAGTATGATGATGATTTTATAAAAAAACAACGAAAAGAAGATTTACTTATTCAACAAGAAAAAATAAAAAAAGAGTTGGAAAATTTATGA
- a CDS encoding DUF1439 domain-containing protein yields the protein MYIQKKFHLLLVLFSLIFFTACIKKFDGDGLTLKVQESELNNFSQEFPIRQDFVVANIELLKPHLFIKDGTNRLSANINLNISAIFIPNSNGTLTFSGIPYFDKEKSAIYLKDIELNELKMTNLNIDKTILDNVVANIKPIVDNIFNTIPVYKIDKSSFKGSFVKDVKIEDSELLVTFGL from the coding sequence ATGTACATTCAAAAAAAATTTCATTTACTATTGGTTTTATTTTCACTTATATTTTTTACTGCTTGTATAAAAAAATTTGATGGTGATGGATTGACTTTAAAAGTTCAAGAAAGCGAACTAAACAACTTTTCACAAGAGTTCCCAATAAGACAAGATTTTGTAGTTGCAAATATCGAACTTTTAAAACCTCATCTGTTTATAAAAGATGGAACAAATAGACTAAGTGCAAATATAAATCTAAATATCTCTGCTATTTTTATACCAAACTCAAATGGAACGTTAACTTTTAGTGGAATACCATATTTTGATAAAGAAAAATCAGCAATTTATCTAAAAGATATTGAACTAAATGAATTAAAAATGACAAATCTAAATATCGATAAAACAATCTTAGATAATGTTGTAGCAAATATAAAACCTATCGTTGATAATATTTTTAATACGATTCCCGTTTATAAAATCGATAAATCATCTTTCAAAGGCTCTTTTGTAAAAGATGTAAAAATCGAAGATTCAGAACTTTTGGTAACTTTTGGGCTTTAA
- a CDS encoding MlaE family ABC transporter permease: protein MNTYFEIKNLQNNTFELLLFDIWTKENLNKIIQNLEKMQIPKNASLVVDFENLKECDSSAVIYLISFVKRFSKDSVFLKNSQNYQKIYTFYEKHYQDSFDEIENKNQFIENIGRKTYEFYKGSKAFIDFIGKVFYFFIHSLFNPTKIRFKATLKYIETSALNALLIVAVTSFLVGVVIAYQGAVQLEKFGANIFVVEMIAITMFREIAPLVTAIVIAGRSASAYTAEIGAMKITEEIDAMRTMNFEPTLFLTLPRIFALCISLPLLVFFADVVGVFGGMVIAYTHLDVSFLEFITRLHNEVALKHFVLGIFKAVFFGFAIAIIGCYRGFQVQNNTTSIGKFTTISVVNAIFVVILIDAVFSVIFTQMGI from the coding sequence ATGAATACTTATTTTGAAATAAAAAATTTACAAAACAATACTTTTGAACTTTTGTTATTTGATATTTGGACAAAAGAAAATTTAAATAAAATTATACAAAATTTAGAAAAAATGCAGATACCAAAAAACGCATCTTTGGTTGTAGATTTTGAAAATCTAAAAGAGTGTGATAGTAGTGCTGTTATATATTTGATTTCATTTGTAAAAAGATTTTCAAAAGATTCAGTATTTTTGAAAAATAGCCAAAACTATCAAAAAATTTATACTTTTTATGAAAAACATTATCAAGATAGTTTTGATGAAATAGAAAATAAAAACCAATTTATAGAAAACATAGGAAGAAAAACCTATGAATTTTACAAAGGAAGTAAAGCTTTTATTGATTTTATTGGAAAAGTTTTTTATTTTTTTATTCACTCTTTATTTAATCCAACAAAAATAAGATTTAAAGCTACACTAAAATATATAGAAACATCAGCTTTAAATGCACTTTTAATTGTGGCGGTTACCTCTTTTTTGGTGGGAGTGGTTATTGCTTATCAAGGAGCAGTTCAACTAGAAAAATTTGGAGCAAATATTTTTGTAGTTGAAATGATAGCTATTACAATGTTTAGAGAAATTGCGCCACTTGTTACAGCTATAGTAATAGCAGGAAGAAGTGCTAGTGCATATACAGCTGAAATCGGTGCTATGAAAATAACAGAAGAGATAGATGCTATGAGAACTATGAATTTTGAACCAACACTTTTTTTGACTCTTCCTAGAATTTTTGCTTTATGTATATCTTTGCCTTTGTTGGTATTTTTTGCTGATGTTGTGGGAGTTTTTGGAGGAATGGTTATTGCTTATACTCATTTGGATGTCTCTTTTTTAGAGTTTATTACAAGATTACACAATGAAGTTGCTCTAAAACATTTTGTTTTAGGGATTTTTAAAGCTGTTTTTTTTGGTTTTGCTATTGCAATAATTGGTTGTTATAGAGGTTTTCAAGTACAAAATAACACTACAAGCATAGGAAAATTTACAACAATAAGTGTTGTAAATGCTATTTTTGTTGTGATTTTAATTGATGCAGTTTTCTCTGTAATATTTACTCAAATGGGAATATAA
- a CDS encoding ABC transporter ATP-binding protein has product MSIIKVENLSTAFGDNLVHNNISFEVNKGEIFGVLGGSGSGKSVLVKQIVMLNEIQKGTIKIFDKDISKLSLDETKEIKLNFSYLFQFGALYSFLNVIENISVMLKEYTNLPKDLIEKIAYTNLDIVGLPKRVAKLYPSELSGGMKKRVALARSLAMQPKILFLDEPTSGLDPASTQQINELLLYLKNSLDMTTVIITHDLETIKTVLDRFIIIKKDKIFDGNISKAMNSDDEFIKDFLTNKKAM; this is encoded by the coding sequence ATGTCGATTATAAAAGTAGAAAACCTAAGTACAGCTTTTGGGGATAATTTAGTTCATAATAATATCTCTTTTGAGGTAAATAAAGGTGAGATTTTTGGAGTTTTAGGTGGAAGTGGCTCAGGAAAAAGTGTATTAGTAAAACAAATAGTGATGCTAAATGAGATTCAAAAAGGTACAATAAAAATCTTTGATAAGGATATTTCAAAACTTTCTCTTGATGAAACCAAAGAGATAAAACTAAACTTTTCATATCTTTTTCAGTTCGGAGCTTTATACTCTTTTTTGAATGTGATAGAAAATATAAGTGTTATGCTAAAAGAGTACACAAACTTACCAAAAGATTTGATAGAAAAGATAGCATATACAAATCTTGATATTGTAGGACTTCCAAAAAGAGTAGCAAAACTTTATCCTTCTGAATTAAGTGGTGGAATGAAAAAAAGAGTAGCTTTAGCAAGAAGTCTTGCTATGCAACCAAAGATTTTGTTTTTGGATGAACCAACAAGTGGATTAGACCCTGCTAGTACACAACAGATAAATGAACTATTACTTTATTTAAAAAATAGTTTAGATATGACAACAGTTATTATAACTCACGATTTAGAGACTATAAAAACTGTGCTTGATAGATTTATAATTATCAAAAAAGATAAAATTTTTGATGGAAATATATCAAAAGCTATGAATTCAGATGATGAGTTTATAAAAGATTTTTTAACAAATAAAAAGGCTATGTAA
- a CDS encoding MlaD family protein, whose protein sequence is MDTKINFFKIGIFVSTFFVLLVFAIFWLGKYGLEDKKYDEYSIFFSESISGLNIGSSIKFMGFEVGTVKTIKINPTNSEEIQIDIQIQKGTPIKEDNYAILGNLGITGLKYIELKGGSNNSNLLSENENGIKVIKSRTSALTTFVDSTEDITKEIMILLSQIKKVLNDENVSKFSSLLSKSERSMENIEQFSSYLVKNEEKIDEVLKSINELTKKGGSSFDAMKNTANNFTNLSNELKNELDKGTFDFKGMTQESLDNLNRVLNGLENSLIQTQNLINNINESPSDLILKQKNIKYGPGE, encoded by the coding sequence ATGGATACTAAAATTAATTTTTTCAAAATAGGAATATTTGTTTCAACTTTTTTTGTTCTTCTTGTTTTTGCAATATTTTGGTTAGGAAAATATGGATTAGAAGATAAAAAATATGATGAATATTCTATCTTTTTTTCTGAATCAATTTCGGGATTAAATATAGGTTCTTCTATAAAATTTATGGGATTTGAAGTGGGAACTGTAAAAACAATAAAGATAAATCCAACAAATTCAGAAGAGATACAAATAGATATTCAAATTCAAAAAGGTACACCTATTAAAGAAGATAATTATGCAATTTTAGGAAATCTTGGAATTACTGGACTTAAATATATTGAGTTAAAAGGTGGAAGTAACAATTCAAATCTTTTGAGTGAAAATGAAAATGGAATAAAAGTTATAAAATCAAGAACATCCGCTTTGACGACTTTTGTGGATTCAACTGAAGATATTACAAAAGAGATAATGATTTTATTATCTCAAATAAAAAAAGTTTTAAATGATGAAAATGTTTCAAAATTCTCTTCTCTTTTATCAAAAAGTGAAAGAAGTATGGAAAATATAGAACAATTTTCTAGTTATTTAGTAAAAAATGAAGAAAAAATTGATGAGGTTTTAAAATCAATAAATGAACTCACAAAAAAAGGTGGAAGTTCTTTTGATGCGATGAAAAATACAGCAAATAATTTTACTAATTTATCAAATGAGTTAAAGAACGAGTTAGACAAGGGAACATTTGATTTTAAAGGTATGACACAAGAAAGCTTAGATAATCTAAATAGAGTTTTAAATGGTTTAGAAAATAGTTTGATACAAACCCAAAATCTAATAAATAACATCAATGAAAGTCCAAGTGATTTAATACTAAAACAAAAAAATATAAAATATGGACCAGGAGAATAA
- a CDS encoding ABC-type transport auxiliary lipoprotein family protein gives MKQNKIIFTFKNTLLVFIICSFFVGCNLKQNSIDINHYAILFKAKELNENKKLNNIFIEEPNINRSFNSNSIFYTTKPFLFEEYAKNKWINLPSSMIYNQLIDSFNTSKIFANVISRDSKIEHRYRLKSEIIKLYHSFEEDKSYAILKVKFDLIEDKKIIKSFTYDKKILSNSNNPYGFVESINKGFEESINDLLFNISKI, from the coding sequence ATGAAACAAAATAAAATCATATTTACATTTAAAAACACTCTTTTAGTTTTTATAATTTGCTCATTTTTTGTAGGATGTAATTTAAAACAAAATAGTATTGATATAAATCATTATGCTATTTTATTTAAAGCAAAAGAGTTAAATGAAAATAAGAAGTTAAATAATATTTTTATAGAAGAGCCAAATATAAATAGAAGTTTCAATTCAAATTCGATTTTTTATACTACAAAACCATTTTTATTTGAAGAGTATGCAAAAAATAAATGGATAAATCTTCCAAGTAGTATGATTTATAATCAACTTATTGATTCATTTAATACAAGTAAGATTTTTGCAAATGTAATTTCAAGAGATTCAAAAATAGAGCATAGATATAGATTAAAAAGTGAAATAATAAAACTTTATCATAGTTTTGAAGAAGATAAATCATACGCTATTTTAAAAGTAAAGTTTGATTTGATTGAAGATAAAAAGATTATAAAATCATTTACTTATGATAAAAAGATATTATCTAATTCAAATAACCCTTATGGTTTTGTAGAGTCTATAAATAAAGGATTTGAAGAGAGTATAAATGATTTGTTATTTAATATTTCTAAAATCTAA
- a CDS encoding AbrB family transcriptional regulator gives MININYKSLLQMLLALFIGTCGSVLFIYLHLPLPWLLGSIFATTIAMRFEKIPIISPKTFSPPARILIGLTIGSAFTPEILDYIGVYFFSLLLVIPFTILTIVLGTYYYHKLLKYDIKTSYLGSMPGGVIEMVIIGEEIKANITKITLMQSSRLFFVVISIPLIIQYGFDIDISGNKLITTPILEINLFEFFILLILGYIGAIVAKRYKVTAALLIGPMIISIFVHSTGLITTIVPDEFLKFVQVVFGTIIGFTFKGVELKTIVKTLFSTFGHFIILIILCTLFVLISYYLFNFPIVSTLLAFGPGGQSEINLIAILVGANLPYITLHHIVRLFIVMNIAPIIAKKFKD, from the coding sequence ATGATAAATATAAATTATAAATCACTTTTACAAATGTTACTTGCACTATTTATTGGAACTTGTGGTTCAGTATTATTTATATATTTACATTTACCTCTTCCTTGGCTTTTAGGCTCAATTTTTGCAACTACAATTGCTATGAGATTTGAAAAAATACCCATTATTAGTCCAAAGACTTTTTCTCCTCCTGCACGGATTTTAATTGGTCTTACAATAGGAAGTGCCTTTACTCCTGAAATTTTAGATTATATAGGTGTTTATTTTTTTAGTTTATTACTTGTAATTCCTTTTACCATTTTAACAATAGTCTTAGGAACTTATTATTATCACAAACTTTTAAAATATGATATTAAAACTTCATATTTAGGCTCTATGCCAGGTGGTGTTATAGAAATGGTAATAATAGGAGAAGAGATTAAAGCAAACATTACAAAAATAACTCTTATGCAAAGTTCAAGACTTTTTTTTGTGGTCATTTCTATTCCATTGATAATTCAATATGGCTTTGATATAGATATTAGTGGAAATAAACTAATTACTACACCTATTTTAGAAATAAATCTATTTGAATTTTTTATTCTTTTAATATTAGGATATATAGGAGCTATTGTTGCTAAAAGATATAAAGTAACTGCTGCTTTACTTATTGGTCCTATGATTATAAGTATATTTGTACATTCAACAGGACTTATAACAACTATTGTTCCAGATGAATTTTTAAAATTTGTACAAGTTGTATTTGGAACAATTATAGGTTTTACATTTAAAGGTGTGGAATTAAAAACTATTGTAAAAACTCTCTTTTCAACTTTTGGACATTTTATTATTTTGATAATTTTATGTACACTATTTGTATTGATTAGTTATTATTTATTTAATTTTCCAATTGTTTCAACTCTTTTGGCTTTTGGACCAGGTGGGCAATCTGAAATAAATCTAATTGCTATTTTAGTAGGAGCAAATCTTCCTTATATAACTTTACATCATATAGTAAGACTTTTTATTGTTATGAATATTGCTCCAATTATTGCAAAAAAATTCAAAGATTAG
- a CDS encoding winged helix-turn-helix transcriptional regulator, with protein MKKREFQPLIDTPFGYTLSLISGKWKMVILYLLDEYKIIRYNELQRKIGSITYKMLSSQLKELEQDKLIIRKEYPSIPPKVEYSLSEKGKSLIPILNSMCEWGSKDKPELCQCI; from the coding sequence ATGAAAAAAAGAGAATTCCAACCCCTAATAGACACACCTTTTGGATATACCTTATCTCTAATTTCAGGTAAATGGAAAATGGTGATTTTATATTTATTAGATGAATATAAAATAATAAGATACAACGAATTACAAAGAAAAATTGGCTCAATTACATATAAAATGCTTAGTTCTCAGCTAAAAGAACTAGAACAAGATAAATTGATTATAAGAAAAGAATATCCTTCTATTCCTCCAAAAGTAGAATATAGTCTTTCTGAAAAAGGTAAATCTTTGATTCCAATATTAAATTCTATGTGTGAATGGGGTTCAAAAGATAAACCTGAACTTTGCCAATGTATATAA
- a CDS encoding NAD(P)H-dependent oxidoreductase, with the protein MKKILLNLVHPDINQSVVNKRLLDGIKDLENITINNLYQKYPDFKIDAKVEQKLLEENDIILFQFPMYWFSSPALLKEWFDVVLEAGFAYGGSYKLADKSFAVAVSCGGSKEAFSETGKEKKIVEEFLYPFEITANYVKMNYRKPYITYDAEAGLSEETLNLYVKEYVKYIKEL; encoded by the coding sequence ATGAAGAAAATATTATTAAATTTGGTTCATCCAGATATTAATCAATCAGTAGTAAATAAAAGATTATTGGATGGAATAAAAGATTTAGAAAATATAACAATCAATAATTTGTATCAAAAGTATCCTGATTTTAAAATAGATGCAAAAGTTGAACAAAAATTACTTGAAGAAAATGATATTATTCTTTTTCAATTTCCTATGTATTGGTTTAGTTCACCTGCTCTTTTAAAAGAGTGGTTTGATGTAGTTTTAGAGGCTGGATTTGCTTATGGTGGAAGTTATAAATTAGCAGATAAATCTTTTGCTGTTGCAGTTAGTTGTGGTGGTTCAAAAGAAGCATTTAGTGAGACAGGAAAAGAGAAAAAAATAGTGGAAGAGTTTTTATATCCTTTTGAAATTACAGCAAATTACGTAAAAATGAATTATAGAAAACCTTATATTACTTATGATGCTGAAGCAGGATTAAGTGAAGAAACTTTAAATTTATATGTAAAAGAGTATGTAAAATATATAAAAGAGCTGTGA
- a CDS encoding thiamine pyrophosphate-dependent enzyme yields MSTLVNTQKEIKNLKSFSTAAERFEGSHLLCPGCAHSIIVREVLNATNDNLVVSASTGCLEVCTAIYPHTSWDCSWIHIGFENSSTAMAGVETMNKALRNKGRISADTPQPKFVTFGGDGSTYDIGFQWISGCFERGHDFMYVCLDNEVYANTGGQRSSSTPIGSSTTTAPAGSHSYGEKRQKKDIVSIMAAHGAPYVAQVAPNKWKDMVKKIQRGFDTHGPVFINAMSACTTEWKFAPNQTIEVSDLAVDSLVFPLYEIIDGRELNITYRPKNIIPVRDYLGAQPRFKHLFKPEYEYLIDEWQKRIDERWAFLQKREEIRM; encoded by the coding sequence ATGAGTACATTAGTAAATACACAAAAAGAGATTAAAAACTTAAAAAGTTTCTCAACAGCAGCAGAAAGATTTGAAGGTTCACACCTTTTATGTCCAGGTTGTGCTCACTCAATTATTGTAAGAGAAGTTTTAAATGCAACAAATGATAACTTAGTAGTATCTGCTTCAACTGGTTGTTTAGAAGTTTGTACAGCTATTTATCCTCATACTTCTTGGGATTGTTCTTGGATTCATATCGGATTTGAAAACTCATCAACAGCAATGGCAGGAGTTGAGACAATGAACAAAGCTTTAAGAAACAAAGGAAGAATAAGTGCTGATACTCCTCAACCAAAATTTGTAACATTTGGTGGAGATGGTTCTACTTATGATATTGGATTCCAATGGATTTCTGGATGTTTTGAAAGAGGACATGACTTTATGTATGTTTGTTTAGACAACGAAGTTTATGCAAATACAGGAGGTCAAAGAAGTTCATCTACTCCAATTGGTTCAAGTACAACAACTGCACCAGCGGGAAGCCATTCTTATGGTGAAAAAAGACAGAAAAAAGATATCGTATCTATTATGGCAGCTCATGGTGCACCTTATGTTGCTCAAGTTGCTCCAAATAAATGGAAAGACATGGTTAAAAAAATCCAAAGAGGATTTGATACTCATGGTCCTGTATTTATAAATGCAATGTCAGCTTGTACAACTGAATGGAAATTTGCTCCAAATCAAACTATTGAAGTTTCTGATTTAGCAGTTGATTCACTTGTATTCCCATTATATGAAATCATTGATGGAAGAGAATTAAATATCACTTATAGACCAAAAAACATTATTCCTGTAAGAGATTATTTAGGAGCTCAACCTAGATTTAAACACTTATTCAAACCTGAATATGAATATTTAATTGATGAATGGCAAAAAAGAATTGATGAAAGATGGGCATTCTTACAAAAAAGAGAAGAAATTAGAATGTAA